A DNA window from Daucus carota subsp. sativus chromosome 3, DH1 v3.0, whole genome shotgun sequence contains the following coding sequences:
- the LOC108211846 gene encoding receptor-like protein Cf-9 homolog: MAHFLKPSHLLLFVFFLSLLQSILPTRPEGEALVKWKNSLAPSSFLDSWSLTNLDNLCNWTGITCNSAGSVSGINLYEKQLDGMLSEFGFTSFPNLNNLTLAYNFFSGPIPPAIENLTQLQYLDLSINSLDGPIPFQVSHLQRLLVLNLSQNALQAPNWSHFSSMPFLRILKLSRNHLVSKFPEFISNSHSLAILDLGQNNFTGDLVREFTNLQNLETLWLYRNSFEGPFPPDIVQLSKLKDLALSSNKFSGSVPNNIRLLCDLEYLYLGNNSFKGPLPPNIFKLSKLKHLVLWSNKFSGSVSNDIGLLHELVTLNLNSNFFEGPLPPNVFKLSKLKFFALHENNFSGFISKDIGLLSELEILYFGSNFFEGPLPPHVFRLSKLRGLDLSHNRNLFEGSIPIGLGLLTNLRYLDLHSNNLGGYIPSDIGNLKLLVLLDLGSNQLTGPLSKIVSNLTNLICLDVSHNSLSGNIQSDLWKYNDHPTLEYINLSGNHFTGELPTTICNVTSLSVLDLSNNELSGALPNSLGNLADGMLYLNLANNQFRGTIPTTFSRSCRLTYLNMDNNEFEGLLPPSLANCKHLKILDIGNNKIGGTFPSWLYALGELEVLVLRSNKLYGTISGRSIEDPFPKLRIVDLSHNQLTGYLPIQYFKNMKSTDNLYRYRNSTGPLSFSYEAAVSLTVKGTEYEVAKNLHIYTAIDLSCNKFQGEIPKVTGELRWLALLNLSHNSLTGPIPSLLKNMKELQSLDLSSNQLTGAIPPQLTALTFLEVFNLSGNHLSGEIPQKGQFSTFNNDSYLGNSALCGSPLTKKCANTASPPQEVGNGDEDDAGDEWTWEAIVMGYGCGLICGLSSAYIVLKLGKPWWFVRYIEVLQLKLMKRYA, encoded by the exons ATGGCACACTTCCTAAAGCCTTCTCACCTTcttctctttgttttctttctctCGTTACTTCAATCCATTCTACCAACAAGACCAGAGGGAGAAGCTCTTGTGAAATGGAAGAATAGCCTAGCCCCGTCTTCTTTTCTCGATTCTTGGTCACTAACCAATCTCGATAATCTTTGTAACTGGACTGGCATTACTTGTAACTCTGCAGGTTCAGTCTCTGGGATTAACCTTTATGAGAAACAACTTGATGGAATGCTGTCCGAGTTTGGCTTCACTTCATTTCCGAATCTCAACAATCTCACCCTCGCATACAACTTCTTCTCGGGTCCAATACCACCAGCCATTGAGAATTTAACACAGCTTCAATATCTTGATTTAAGCATCAATAGTCTCGATGGTCCCATTCCTTTCCAGGTTAGCCATCTTCAGAGGTTGCTCGTCCTAAACCTGTCACAGAATGCATTGCAAGCTCCAAATTGGTCCCATTTCTCTTCCATGCCTTTTTTGCGCATCCTCAAGCTCAGTAGGAATCATCTTGTATCGAAATTTCCAGAATTTATATCCAATTCTCATAGCTTGGCTATCCTTGACCTTGGCCAGAACAACTTTACAGGTGATCTTGTGCGTGAATTTACCAATCTACAAAATCTTGAAACCCTCTGGCTTTATCGTAATTCTTTTGAGGGGCCATTTCCGCCGGATATAGTCCAGCTTTCCAAACTAAAAGATCTTGCCCTGTCAAGTAACAAATTTTCAGGTTCAGTTCCCAATAACATAAGGTTGCTTTGTGATCTTGAATACCTATATTTAGGCAACAATTCCTTTAAGGGGCCACTTCCACCAAATATATTTaagctttcaaaattaaaacatcttGTTCTTTGGAGTAATAAGTTTTCAGGTTCTGTTTCCAATGATATAGGTTTGCTTCATGAGCTTGTAACCCTCAATCTTaactctaatttttttgaggGGCCGCTTCCGCCAAATGTATTCAAGCTCTCCAAACTAAAGTTTTTTGCCCTTCATGAGAATAACTTTTCAGGTTTTATTTCTAAGGATATAGGTTTGCTTTCCGAACTTGAAATCCTCTATTTTGGCTCTAATTTTTTTGAGGGGCCGCTTCCTCCACATGTATTTAGGCTCTCCAAATTAAGAGGTCTGGACCTCTCACACAATAGAAATTTATTTGAAGGAAGTATTCCTATTGGACTGGGACTCTTGACTAACCTCAGGTACTTAGATCTACATTCCAATAATCTCGGTGGCTATATTCCATCTGACATTGGAAACCTGAAGCTACTAGTACTTCTTGATCTCGGTTCTAATCAATTGACTGGACCGCTTTCAAAGATCGTTTCTAATCTCACAAATCTTATATGTCTTGATGTAAGTCATAATAGTCTTAGTGGAAATATTCAGAGTGACTTGTGGAAATATAACGATCATCCAACTTTGGAATACATCAATTTAAGTGGGAACCATTTTACGG GTGAGCTTCCAACAACAATTTGCAATGTCACTTCCCTTTCGGTTCTTGATTTGTCAAATAATGAATTAAGTGGTGCACTTCCAAACTCTTTGGGGAATCTTGCTGATGGAATGCTTTACCTTAATCTTGCTAATAATCAGTTTCGAGGAACAATACCAACTACTTTCTCCAGGAGTTGTCGGTTGACATATCTAAACATGGATAATAATGAGTTTGAAGGATTGTTGCCCCCATCTTTGGCGAACTGTAAGCACTTGAAAATTCTTGATATAGGCAATAATAAAATAGGTGGTACATTTCCGTCATGGCTTTATGCACTTGGAGAGCTAGAAGTTCTTGTCTTGCGATCAAATAAACTCTATGGTACGATAAGTGGAAGGAGCATAGAAGATCCCTTCCCCAAGTTGCGGATTGTGGATCTGTCCCACAATCAATTGACAGGCTATTTGCCAATTCAATACTTTAAGAATATGAAATCAACTGATAATTTGTATCGTTATCGGAATTCCACAGGACCATTATCTTTCTCTTATGAAGCAGCAGTCTCATTAACTGTGAAGGGAACAGAGTACGAGGTAGCAAAGAACCTTCATATTTACACAGCCATTGACCTGTCGTGCAACAAATTTCAGGGAGAAATTCCAAAGGTTACTGGAGAGCTTAGATGGCTTGCATTGCTGAATTTATCTCATAATAGTCTGACAGGACCTATCCCATCCTTGCTGAAAAATATGAAAGAACTCCAATCTTTAGATTTGTCCTCAAATCAACTGACAGGGGCTATTCCACCTCAGTTAACTGCATTGACATTTCTGGAGGTCTTCAACCTCTCGGGAAACCATCTTAGTGGAGAGATTCCTCAGAAAGGGCAGTTCAGCACATTTAACAATGATTCTTATCTAGGAAACTCCGCGTTATGTGGATCACCTTTGACAAAGAAATGTGCAAACACAGCATCACCTCCACAAGAAGTCGGAAatggtgatgaagatgatgctGGTGATGAATGGACATGGGAAGCAATCGTGATGGGATATGGATGTGGACTGATATGTGGATTGTCATCTGCGTACATTGTTCTCAAACTAGGAAAGCCTTGGTGGTTTGTGAGATATATCGAAGTGCTGCAACTGAAGTTGATGAAAAGATATGCTTGA